A genomic segment from Deltaproteobacteria bacterium encodes:
- a CDS encoding serine protease, with amino-acid sequence MEPNQLFGKDTMNAPWGLASRLKLVLLACSFFSATNPASNHKALGKEQPNGGNAEPLTGHDFHITGTNRDGAAVAGTGLVVHPCFVLTCRHVLSDMKEVDEQQTFQGQAYTVNNESVHAHPKVDVAVMRVNGPPLSPLKGAIFQAPVVAQTVYTLGYPKLPGLREASVTMQQGAVTNQSVTSLNGDSLFLYSAVSRPGNSGGPVMSDDGYIAGLSIVDATGQYQQNDAFSPHYAGIPAQVVVKAVADLDLGIQLPIENYE; translated from the coding sequence ATGGAACCGAATCAGTTATTTGGCAAAGACACCATGAATGCGCCGTGGGGATTGGCGTCCAGACTGAAGCTCGTGCTGTTGGCTTGCAGTTTCTTCAGTGCTACGAACCCAGCGTCCAACCACAAGGCCCTTGGCAAGGAGCAGCCGAACGGGGGAAATGCGGAACCGCTCACCGGACACGACTTCCACATCACCGGGACCAACCGGGATGGCGCTGCGGTTGCTGGGACAGGGCTCGTCGTCCACCCATGCTTCGTACTTACCTGCCGGCACGTGCTTTCCGACATGAAGGAAGTTGACGAGCAGCAGACGTTTCAGGGCCAAGCGTACACGGTCAACAACGAATCTGTCCATGCGCATCCCAAGGTTGACGTGGCAGTGATGCGAGTGAATGGGCCGCCATTGTCTCCGTTAAAGGGAGCGATCTTTCAAGCTCCAGTCGTGGCACAGACCGTTTATACGCTTGGATATCCGAAGCTCCCAGGGCTCAGGGAAGCGTCCGTGACGATGCAGCAAGGAGCGGTGACGAACCAGTCGGTCACTTCATTGAACGGGGACAGCTTGTTCCTTTATTCCGCAGTCTCTAGACCGGGGAACAGTGGCGGCCCCGTCATGTCCGACGACGGGTACATCGCGGGCCTCTCTATTGTGGATGCTACGGGTCAGTATCAACAGAACGATGCGTTCTCTCCGCACTATGCCGGAATCCCAGCCCAGGTGGTTGTCAAGGCCGTGGCGGACCTTGACTTAGGCATTCAACTGCCGATTGAGAATTACGAATGA